A section of the Elizabethkingia anophelis R26 genome encodes:
- a CDS encoding acyltransferase family protein has product MKTSSERLNGLDHLRALAIILVLMYHYRAFSHPDWIDTIGRFGWIGVDLFFVLSGFLISGQLFNNIKFFHNIHLKSFYIKRFFRIIPPYAFTLLLYFGIPFFREREALSPSWKFITFTQNYELDVINKGTFSHAWSLCIEEQFYLVLPFSLLLLIKTKTLPWIKWLAPFLIITSIFCRFIAWNEYIIPNINSNQFWLEWYMKIYYPTYTRLDSLAIGVLISYFFQNSSVFRNFIHLNGNRLFFGGVILLCLSLWLCNDQTSVQASIFGFTAVAISFGIIVLSAISESSSLSCSYSWITYQLASLSYAIYLSHKGVIHIIQQLLKDSQISASGIFMLLICLAVSILTGLFYRYTIEKPSSRNKNKILNKS; this is encoded by the coding sequence ATGAAGACATCATCTGAAAGATTAAACGGATTAGACCATCTGAGAGCATTAGCTATTATATTAGTACTCATGTATCATTACCGGGCTTTTAGCCATCCTGACTGGATAGATACTATTGGAAGATTTGGATGGATAGGTGTGGATTTATTTTTTGTACTGAGCGGCTTTCTTATATCCGGTCAGTTATTCAATAACATCAAATTTTTCCACAATATCCATTTGAAATCATTTTACATTAAACGATTTTTCAGGATTATTCCGCCCTATGCTTTTACTTTACTTCTCTATTTTGGCATTCCTTTTTTCCGGGAAAGAGAAGCATTATCCCCATCATGGAAATTCATCACCTTTACCCAAAATTACGAACTGGACGTTATTAACAAAGGAACTTTTTCGCATGCGTGGTCTTTGTGTATTGAAGAACAATTTTATTTAGTACTGCCTTTTTCACTTTTGCTTTTAATAAAAACCAAAACACTTCCCTGGATAAAGTGGCTTGCTCCGTTTCTTATTATTACTTCTATATTCTGTCGTTTTATTGCATGGAATGAATATATTATTCCTAATATCAATTCCAATCAATTCTGGCTGGAGTGGTATATGAAGATCTACTATCCTACCTATACCCGACTGGATAGCCTGGCTATTGGTGTGCTTATCAGTTATTTTTTTCAAAATTCATCCGTATTCAGAAATTTCATTCATCTCAACGGAAACAGACTTTTCTTTGGTGGAGTAATTCTTCTATGCCTTTCGCTTTGGTTGTGCAATGATCAGACATCTGTGCAGGCATCTATTTTCGGGTTTACTGCTGTCGCTATAAGTTTTGGTATTATTGTACTCTCAGCAATTTCAGAGTCATCATCTTTGTCCTGCTCCTATTCGTGGATTACTTACCAACTAGCCAGCCTATCTTATGCAATTTACCTTTCCCACAAAGGTGTTATCCATATTATCCAGCAGCTTCTCAAGGATAGCCAAATTTCTGCCTCAGGAATATTTATGCTTTTAATCTGTTTAGCTGTCAGCATCCTGACCGGACTTTTTTACCGCTATACCATCGAAAAGCCGTCATCACGGAATAAAAATAAAATTCTGAATAAATCATAG
- a CDS encoding sigma-70 family RNA polymerase sigma factor — protein sequence MHATKQLEEWIDLYGQKLFDRAFYLLSSREDAEDIVQEVYVAAYSAMDNFQEKSSPLTWLMGILQHKVTDLYRKKYKGNPQISLDHFFDNHEFWKDPDGILKNWDTSDASLLDNEAFNAYLKKCLEELPDRWLTLVKLTYLQEKKSTEICQETNISTTNYWKILQRSRLQLRECLQFNWFGKEK from the coding sequence ATGCACGCAACAAAACAACTTGAAGAATGGATAGATTTGTATGGTCAAAAACTTTTTGACCGTGCCTTTTACCTACTGTCCAGCCGGGAAGATGCAGAAGATATCGTACAGGAAGTTTATGTAGCTGCTTATTCCGCAATGGATAATTTTCAGGAGAAAAGTTCTCCGCTTACATGGTTGATGGGAATTCTGCAGCATAAGGTGACTGATCTTTACAGAAAAAAGTATAAAGGAAATCCACAGATAAGTCTGGATCATTTTTTTGACAACCACGAATTTTGGAAAGATCCGGACGGAATTCTTAAAAACTGGGACACCAGTGATGCTTCATTGTTGGATAATGAGGCCTTCAATGCTTATCTGAAAAAATGTCTCGAGGAATTGCCGGACAGATGGCTTACTCTGGTGAAACTCACCTATCTTCAGGAAAAAAAATCAACAGAAATTTGTCAGGAAACCAATATTTCCACGACTAATTATTGGAAAATATTACAACGCAGCCGACTCCAGCTTCGGGAATGTTTACAATTTAACTGGTTCGGAAAAGAAAAATGA
- a CDS encoding TonB-dependent siderophore receptor, whose amino-acid sequence MKKVLLNAVLLSGVLAYAQEKDTINAKKIDEVIINSYIKKDSDYVNKMPLKSIENPQVYSSIDKVVLDNQLIYTVDDALRNVTGVQRMWSANNRAGDGGAYINLRGFISSNSMRNGLVGPVTTSMDAINLEKAEVLKGPSATLYGSNVTSYGGVVNRVTKRPFETLEGRVSLIGGSYNYYRAQADVNTPLTKDKRLMFRVNTAYTTEGTFQNKNAGNTYFAFTPSLRYKINDVLDINLEYEGFETRAVPEQVFFYLSPALGKNMKDVENLGLDYKNSYMGSGLYTTARVRNLFGQVNVKINDNIRSSTNISNSYSYSDGFNPYFYIAPKATATGVATDTELGVVRADQSTINSTKKFFQIQQNFNFDYKFGSMRNRTVAGFDYMRTNDNQMFAFIGVVDWVPFRGGDYSTLNDKTLGAKYDELRNRPGYDFNANNTWPSSGVLNTYSGYISNVLTPIEGLNVLASVRYESNQFNGGKRGQAAVAAYSQSAWSPKFGLVYEIIKDQFSVFGNYQNSFKSNGYYVYNKAGDVALSDPEKANQFEGGLKANLLKGKITATLSYYDIKVKNTLMTTRELTVGGQAVQNQAGKLTSRGLEAEINAYLVKGFSLIAGLSYNDMSFTSGENAGFRPETASSPWLANFNASYQFVDGQFKGLGFGIGGNYASDNKIVNTVQGSFILPKYFVMNANAYYDTKKFRIGVKVDNFTNEHYWIGYTTANPQKLANVLGSITYKF is encoded by the coding sequence ATGAAAAAAGTGTTGTTGAATGCAGTTTTGTTATCTGGTGTTCTTGCCTATGCACAAGAAAAAGATACTATAAATGCAAAGAAAATTGATGAGGTAATCATTAATTCCTATATCAAAAAAGACAGTGATTATGTAAATAAAATGCCACTGAAATCTATTGAAAATCCACAGGTTTATTCTTCAATAGATAAAGTCGTACTAGATAATCAGTTGATTTATACAGTTGATGATGCCCTTAGAAATGTGACCGGAGTACAAAGAATGTGGAGTGCCAATAACAGAGCAGGAGATGGAGGTGCATACATTAACCTCAGAGGATTCATTTCTTCTAATTCTATGAGAAATGGTTTGGTTGGACCGGTTACTACGTCTATGGACGCCATAAATTTAGAAAAAGCAGAAGTTTTAAAAGGTCCTTCTGCAACTTTATACGGAAGTAATGTAACCTCTTATGGAGGGGTAGTAAACAGGGTTACAAAGAGACCTTTTGAAACATTGGAAGGAAGGGTTTCATTAATTGGAGGCAGTTATAATTATTACAGAGCACAGGCAGATGTAAATACACCGCTGACAAAAGATAAAAGACTGATGTTCCGTGTAAATACAGCGTATACAACAGAAGGAACATTCCAGAACAAAAATGCCGGAAATACCTATTTCGCTTTTACACCTTCACTTCGTTATAAAATAAATGATGTTCTGGATATTAATCTGGAATATGAAGGTTTTGAAACCAGAGCCGTTCCGGAACAGGTGTTCTTTTATCTTTCTCCTGCTTTGGGGAAAAACATGAAAGATGTGGAAAACCTGGGACTGGATTATAAAAATTCTTATATGGGTTCTGGTCTTTATACTACGGCCAGGGTAAGAAATTTATTTGGGCAGGTGAATGTGAAGATTAACGATAATATCCGGTCATCTACCAATATTAGTAATTCCTATTCTTATTCGGATGGGTTTAATCCGTATTTCTATATTGCACCTAAAGCTACAGCAACAGGAGTTGCTACAGATACAGAACTTGGTGTTGTTAGAGCAGATCAGTCTACAATTAATAGTACAAAAAAATTCTTCCAGATTCAGCAGAATTTTAATTTCGATTATAAATTTGGTAGTATGAGAAACCGTACAGTGGCAGGTTTTGATTATATGAGAACAAATGATAACCAGATGTTCGCATTTATAGGAGTTGTCGATTGGGTTCCTTTCAGAGGAGGAGATTATTCTACACTGAATGATAAAACGCTTGGGGCAAAATATGATGAACTAAGAAATAGACCAGGCTATGATTTTAATGCAAATAATACATGGCCATCTTCGGGAGTTCTCAATACATATAGTGGTTATATTTCCAATGTCTTGACACCTATAGAAGGGCTGAATGTTTTAGCATCTGTTCGCTATGAAAGCAATCAGTTCAATGGCGGTAAAAGAGGGCAGGCCGCTGTTGCAGCCTATTCACAATCTGCATGGTCGCCAAAATTCGGATTGGTATATGAAATCATAAAAGATCAGTTTTCTGTATTCGGAAATTATCAGAATAGTTTTAAAAGTAATGGATATTATGTTTACAATAAGGCAGGAGATGTTGCTCTTTCCGATCCTGAGAAAGCAAATCAGTTTGAAGGAGGGTTAAAAGCAAACCTGTTAAAAGGGAAAATAACAGCAACATTAAGCTATTACGATATAAAAGTTAAAAATACACTAATGACTACCAGAGAATTGACTGTGGGGGGGCAGGCAGTTCAGAATCAGGCCGGGAAATTAACAAGCCGCGGATTGGAAGCGGAGATTAATGCATACCTGGTTAAAGGTTTTTCATTAATAGCCGGGCTTAGTTACAATGACATGAGCTTTACAAGCGGAGAAAATGCTGGTTTCAGACCCGAGACAGCATCTTCGCCTTGGTTAGCAAACTTCAATGCAAGCTATCAGTTTGTAGATGGTCAGTTTAAAGGCTTAGGATTTGGAATTGGTGGAAATTATGCAAGTGATAACAAAATTGTAAATACTGTGCAAGGAAGTTTTATACTGCCTAAATATTTTGTGATGAATGCTAATGCCTACTATGATACCAAGAAATTCAGAATAGGGGTGAAAGTGGATAACTTTACCAATGAGCATTACTGGATTGGTTATACTACTGCCAACCCACAGAAGCTGGCAAATGTATTGGGCAGTATTACTTATAAATTCTAA
- a CDS encoding patatin-like phospholipase family protein, whose amino-acid sequence MKKICILSLDGGGIRGIISCIILRYMEEQLQKQDNSQNKLGDYFDLVAGSSTGGLITSIMLYPDENRNARYSIQKGLELYSEKGEDIFQVSFFKRLINPFGLFNEKISQEALEKNLNDFFGKLELKELIKPCLITSYDIENRRAKLFNSADASISTDNFLVKDICRATSAAPTYFSPARIQSQYGQNFSLIDGGVYANNPALCAYAEARKMPFGQIFKTDQKPDYPTVNDMMIISIGTGSEAKSYPYKKMENAGKLAWIGPLIDILLSANAETVDYQLSQMFQTLGSRNQKNYYRINPSLKNASPSMDNVREENIENLIQAGLAYIDENKEMLNQIVQKLIRNKTG is encoded by the coding sequence ATGAAAAAGATTTGTATCCTCTCCCTTGACGGGGGAGGCATAAGGGGAATTATCTCCTGTATTATCCTCAGGTATATGGAGGAACAGCTTCAAAAGCAAGACAACTCTCAGAATAAACTGGGTGACTATTTCGATTTGGTTGCCGGCAGCAGTACCGGCGGTCTAATCACTTCTATTATGCTTTATCCGGATGAAAACCGGAATGCACGATATTCCATACAAAAAGGCTTGGAACTGTATTCGGAAAAAGGAGAAGATATCTTTCAGGTTTCTTTTTTTAAACGGCTGATCAACCCTTTTGGGCTTTTCAATGAAAAGATCTCACAGGAAGCCCTGGAAAAAAATCTCAACGACTTCTTCGGAAAACTGGAATTAAAAGAACTGATAAAACCTTGCCTGATTACAAGTTACGACATCGAAAACAGAAGGGCAAAGCTTTTTAACTCTGCGGATGCAAGCATCAGCACAGATAATTTTCTGGTGAAAGATATCTGTCGTGCTACATCTGCGGCACCTACTTATTTTAGTCCGGCAAGAATTCAGTCGCAATATGGACAGAATTTCAGTCTTATCGATGGTGGTGTTTATGCTAATAATCCGGCTTTATGTGCTTATGCCGAAGCCCGGAAAATGCCATTCGGACAGATATTTAAAACCGATCAGAAACCCGATTATCCTACAGTAAATGATATGATGATTATTTCTATCGGAACAGGATCTGAAGCGAAATCTTATCCTTACAAAAAAATGGAAAATGCAGGCAAGCTTGCATGGATAGGTCCTTTAATCGATATCCTGCTCTCTGCCAATGCAGAAACAGTGGATTATCAGCTTTCTCAAATGTTCCAGACACTGGGAAGCCGCAATCAGAAAAATTACTACCGGATCAATCCTTCTCTGAAAAATGCTTCTCCCTCTATGGATAATGTAAGAGAAGAAAACATTGAAAATCTTATTCAGGCTGGGTTGGCTTATATCGACGAGAACAAAGAAATGCTGAACCAGATTGTTCAGAAACTTATCCGGAATAAAACGGGCTAA
- a CDS encoding sensor histidine kinase: protein MIKPLSGNSVRQTVYFQIFFWIALFLLVTARNYGEHDNPDFQEMIIYDFCHWIFQITGANFIYYILVRKYSDNKRYVAFSIYLLLSLYCISVINRLFIVYVAEPFFVSYPQDTLVSIFTDLKYLFFHYTLPIITGSFIFISVMFMLRYRNEKQNHEKLMKEKAELELHALKSRLNPHFLFNTLNNIYSLSLLDSEKTSESISRLSDILDYILYKGQGRMVTVSDELTIVNHYIELEKLRYDERLKLNLQTQLNSPNIIPPLIYLSLVENAFKHGAGKMTDGAEINIDIKTTPEESVLRIENTCPESMESNNKGIGLDNIKEQLKLYYNNNFTFSILHKQNKFMVELITPAFHD from the coding sequence ATGATAAAACCGTTATCCGGAAATTCTGTAAGGCAGACTGTATATTTTCAGATATTCTTCTGGATTGCTTTATTTCTGCTTGTTACCGCCAGAAACTATGGTGAGCACGATAATCCTGATTTCCAGGAAATGATTATCTATGATTTTTGCCATTGGATTTTTCAGATTACAGGAGCAAATTTTATCTATTATATACTTGTCCGGAAGTATTCTGATAATAAAAGGTATGTTGCTTTTTCAATATATCTGTTATTGTCGTTGTATTGTATATCTGTTATCAACAGGTTGTTTATTGTATATGTTGCTGAACCTTTTTTTGTGAGTTATCCACAGGATACTCTGGTTAGTATTTTTACAGATTTAAAATACCTTTTTTTCCATTATACCCTTCCCATAATTACCGGATCTTTTATTTTTATATCTGTAATGTTTATGCTGAGGTACAGGAATGAAAAACAAAATCATGAAAAGTTGATGAAGGAAAAAGCAGAACTGGAGCTTCATGCATTAAAATCCCGTTTGAATCCCCATTTTTTGTTCAATACCCTGAATAATATTTATTCATTATCATTGTTGGATTCGGAGAAAACATCTGAATCAATTAGCCGTCTTTCGGATATTCTGGATTATATCTTATACAAAGGCCAGGGGAGGATGGTTACTGTTTCTGATGAATTGACTATAGTTAATCATTATATTGAATTAGAGAAGCTGCGATATGATGAAAGGCTTAAACTGAATTTACAAACGCAATTGAATAGCCCGAATATTATTCCGCCATTGATTTATCTCTCGCTTGTGGAAAATGCTTTTAAGCATGGAGCAGGTAAGATGACGGATGGAGCAGAAATTAATATTGATATAAAAACAACCCCGGAAGAATCGGTTTTGAGAATTGAAAATACATGTCCCGAAAGTATGGAGAGTAATAATAAAGGGATAGGCTTGGACAATATAAAAGAGCAACTGAAATTGTATTATAACAATAATTTTACATTTAGTATTTTGCACAAGCAGAACAAATTTATGGTAGAACTGATTACTCCGGCCTTTCATGATTAA
- a CDS encoding M15 family metallopeptidase produces MDKITQTHIGKLHPVIREEVMQIIKDCDTALTGRAKVRITQGLRTYAEQAKLYAQGRTTPGLKVTNARPGQSIHNYGLAVDICLIIDGKTASWDIAKDWDGDRVADWQECVRIFNRYGWEWGGNWKTFKDYPHFEKKSLRTRYGTISTDWKVLSKMPKDKSGYILI; encoded by the coding sequence ATGGACAAGATTACACAAACACACATTGGAAAGCTCCATCCTGTGATAAGGGAAGAAGTAATGCAGATCATCAAAGATTGTGATACAGCACTAACAGGAAGGGCAAAAGTAAGAATCACGCAAGGGCTGAGAACTTATGCTGAACAGGCAAAATTATATGCACAAGGCAGGACTACACCGGGACTAAAAGTAACGAATGCAAGACCAGGACAAAGTATTCATAATTATGGCCTGGCTGTGGATATTTGTCTGATTATTGATGGCAAAACAGCAAGCTGGGACATTGCAAAAGATTGGGATGGCGACCGTGTAGCCGATTGGCAGGAATGTGTCAGGATATTTAATCGCTATGGCTGGGAATGGGGTGGCAACTGGAAAACGTTTAAAGATTATCCACATTTTGAAAAGAAAAGCCTCCGCACCAGATATGGTACAATCTCCACTGACTGGAAGGTACTTTCAAAAATGCCTAAAGACAAATCAGGTTACATCCTTATTTAA
- a CDS encoding PepSY-associated TM helix domain-containing protein yields MKLKTAKRWFKLHKWTSLICTLFLLLLCITGLPLIFHEEIDEYITEHKDAVIPSGTQKINLDKLAKIAEAKYPGEHARYAFWDQNNHPNQLLFDVVKSPDLPPEQSKFLILNEYTGEVLGQPKDEGVMSVIRHLHVDLFAGIPGKLFLGLMGMLFVISIISGIVLYGPIMKNFDFGMVRKDKSKRLKWLDTHNLLGIVVMAWMLVVGITGVINAMSDVIVGLWQQGQLAEMTAPYKNEKPYTGTLSSLQAAVKSAEKTVPDMKVSIVAYPGTLFTSKHHYAVFMKGNTEVTSRLLMPVLIDAKSGDVTDSRVMPWYVNTLFLSQPLHFGNYGGMTLKIIWGVFDFLTIVVLITGVYLWIARRKSEKKHWKNLSKN; encoded by the coding sequence ATGAAGCTTAAAACGGCAAAGCGCTGGTTCAAATTGCACAAATGGACCAGTTTAATTTGCACATTATTCCTCCTTTTACTTTGTATAACAGGTCTGCCACTTATATTCCATGAAGAAATCGATGAATATATAACAGAGCATAAAGATGCTGTTATTCCATCCGGAACCCAAAAGATAAATCTGGATAAACTGGCGAAAATTGCTGAAGCTAAATATCCCGGAGAACATGCACGTTATGCATTTTGGGATCAGAATAATCATCCAAATCAGTTATTATTCGATGTGGTAAAAAGTCCGGACTTACCACCTGAACAAAGTAAGTTTTTGATCCTGAATGAATATACCGGAGAAGTTCTGGGACAGCCTAAAGACGAAGGTGTTATGAGTGTGATTCGACATCTTCATGTGGATCTTTTTGCAGGAATTCCCGGCAAATTGTTTCTGGGACTTATGGGAATGTTGTTTGTGATTTCCATTATATCGGGTATTGTCCTGTATGGACCTATTATGAAGAATTTTGATTTTGGAATGGTGCGTAAGGATAAGTCCAAGAGACTGAAATGGCTGGATACCCATAACCTGCTGGGAATTGTTGTAATGGCCTGGATGCTGGTTGTAGGAATAACCGGAGTAATTAATGCGATGTCCGATGTAATTGTAGGACTTTGGCAGCAAGGGCAACTAGCAGAAATGACGGCTCCTTATAAAAATGAAAAACCTTATACAGGCACACTAAGCTCTTTGCAGGCGGCTGTAAAGAGTGCAGAAAAAACAGTTCCGGATATGAAGGTCAGTATTGTCGCTTATCCAGGTACTCTGTTTACCAGCAAGCACCATTATGCCGTATTTATGAAAGGCAACACGGAAGTAACATCCAGATTACTGATGCCTGTATTGATTGATGCCAAATCCGGTGACGTCACAGATTCGCGTGTAATGCCCTGGTATGTGAATACATTATTTCTTTCTCAGCCATTACATTTTGGTAATTACGGAGGAATGACATTGAAAATAATCTGGGGTGTTTTCGATTTTCTGACCATTGTTGTACTAATTACAGGTGTTTATTTGTGGATTGCCCGCAGAAAATCCGAGAAAAAGCATTGGAAAAATCTTTCTAAAAACTAA
- a CDS encoding spondin domain-containing protein, whose amino-acid sequence MKKVFLSAILMAGTAGILSSCNDSTNDMTPQPQQGTFTVENVVQNKDFVQSGAFQGTGSATVQLPVVLPGQSISFKFNAGKGQRLMFATMYGASKDWFFAPENPGIKLYNDNGTPVTGDISAQIKLWDNGSKDNTTGNPESNPIAMVPNVDASKLMKLSLTYDDTASEFTLSITNTSGGTMNETPFSPGVWAVSNILGGKLLNEMPFYKAGEKSNPEITAIAESGNNASLNAKTKNNTGIITGLSPVLVVVYKGDTNPIYQVGAKDMGMGLKDIAQKGDAAKLKDALTKPGVSVYVLGNAPIAPGAKVSANITTTPGDKIAYVTMFGYSNDWFYANESEVTANTKGDLTAKTALFDNGTGVDQYPGAGNKQALFGGTPAPEDKNISKVGNNYPVPQVSSVLKVTYQ is encoded by the coding sequence ATGAAAAAAGTATTTCTTTCTGCTATTCTAATGGCAGGTACAGCGGGAATATTATCATCCTGCAACGACAGCACCAACGACATGACACCTCAGCCACAACAAGGTACATTCACGGTGGAAAACGTGGTACAGAACAAGGATTTTGTACAGAGTGGAGCCTTTCAGGGAACAGGAAGCGCAACAGTACAATTACCTGTTGTACTACCGGGACAAAGCATCAGCTTTAAATTCAATGCCGGAAAAGGCCAGCGGCTGATGTTTGCAACGATGTATGGTGCTTCTAAAGACTGGTTCTTTGCGCCTGAAAACCCCGGAATAAAACTGTATAACGATAACGGAACTCCTGTAACCGGAGATATTTCTGCACAGATCAAGCTTTGGGACAATGGCAGTAAGGATAACACTACCGGAAATCCTGAATCGAATCCTATTGCTATGGTTCCGAATGTTGATGCATCCAAGCTGATGAAACTAAGTCTGACCTATGATGATACAGCATCTGAATTTACGCTTAGTATTACCAATACTTCCGGAGGCACCATGAATGAAACGCCTTTTTCTCCTGGCGTATGGGCTGTATCCAATATATTGGGCGGAAAATTATTAAATGAAATGCCATTCTATAAGGCCGGAGAAAAATCGAATCCTGAAATTACGGCTATTGCTGAAAGCGGAAACAATGCTTCTCTTAACGCCAAAACAAAAAACAATACCGGAATTATTACAGGACTTTCTCCTGTGCTGGTTGTTGTTTACAAAGGAGATACAAACCCTATATACCAGGTTGGAGCAAAGGATATGGGAATGGGACTAAAAGATATTGCGCAGAAAGGTGATGCTGCAAAATTAAAAGATGCCTTAACAAAACCAGGAGTCAGCGTTTATGTATTGGGTAATGCCCCTATAGCACCTGGTGCAAAAGTATCGGCTAATATTACCACTACTCCCGGTGACAAGATTGCCTATGTTACTATGTTTGGCTATTCCAACGACTGGTTTTATGCCAATGAAAGCGAAGTTACAGCAAATACAAAAGGTGATCTAACTGCTAAAACAGCATTGTTTGACAACGGAACCGGAGTCGATCAGTATCCGGGTGCGGGAAATAAACAAGCTTTATTTGGTGGAACACCTGCCCCTGAGGATAAAAATATATCAAAAGTAGGGAACAATTATCCTGTACCACAGGTTTCTTCAGTACTCAAAGTAACTTATCAGTAA
- a CDS encoding DUF417 family protein, whose amino-acid sequence MFTKEPSLSSRNFLIGYYISLYGVAIVLLWIGIFKFTPTEAAAIKPLVENHPLMGWLYNILSIRGVSNLIGIVEIFTALAIVLAPYVHFLRIGASIGILITFITTISFLFTTPGTWRIVDGIPVTDFFILKDLVSLGFGLMILQFPKNITK is encoded by the coding sequence ATGTTTACTAAAGAACCATCTTTATCAAGCCGCAATTTTTTAATTGGTTATTACATTTCGCTCTATGGAGTGGCCATCGTCCTTTTATGGATAGGAATTTTCAAATTTACCCCTACCGAAGCAGCAGCTATTAAGCCATTGGTAGAAAATCATCCGTTAATGGGATGGCTGTATAATATACTCAGTATCAGGGGTGTATCCAACCTCATCGGTATTGTTGAAATTTTCACTGCCTTGGCCATAGTACTTGCGCCTTATGTACATTTTTTAAGAATTGGTGCTTCCATTGGAATACTCATCACTTTTATTACTACCATCAGTTTTCTTTTTACGACTCCGGGAACCTGGAGAATCGTGGACGGAATTCCGGTAACTGACTTTTTTATCCTGAAAGATCTTGTCTCTTTAGGATTCGGACTTATGATTTTACAATTCCCAAAAAACATAACAAAATGA
- the msrB gene encoding peptide-methionine (R)-S-oxide reductase MsrB — translation MKKIAIGCLTLITGLIFLISWKQNKTSTEKAMIVDPQAPSAEIYFAGGCFWGTEHFFKQVRGVTATEVGYANGNIKNPDYKTVSSDATGFAETVKVIYNPDIINLDLLIELYFKTIDPTSMNQQGNDMGTRYRTGIYYSSKNDLSTIRSEVDKLSKAYKKPVVVEVKPLKNFYKAEDYHQDYLGKNPGGYCHIEPGLFEVARKANPPHTYQKPDDKTLRKKLTAQQYEVTQQNATERPFENQYYNEFREGIYVDITTGEPLFVSTDKYESGCGWPSFSRPISETLVQEKTDNSHGMQRTEVRSKTGNAHLGHVFNDGPQDKGGLRYCINSASLKFVPKNEMEKQGYGKYLSLIKPIKK, via the coding sequence ATGAAAAAAATAGCAATAGGTTGCCTGACCCTTATAACAGGACTTATATTTCTGATTAGCTGGAAACAGAATAAAACCTCCACCGAAAAAGCAATGATTGTTGATCCACAAGCACCTTCTGCTGAAATCTATTTTGCCGGAGGTTGCTTTTGGGGAACCGAGCACTTCTTCAAACAGGTAAGAGGTGTAACCGCTACAGAAGTGGGCTATGCAAACGGAAATATTAAAAATCCCGATTACAAAACCGTTTCTTCTGATGCTACTGGTTTTGCCGAAACCGTTAAGGTTATCTACAATCCGGATATTATTAATCTGGATCTGTTGATAGAATTATACTTTAAAACAATAGATCCTACCAGCATGAACCAGCAAGGGAATGATATGGGAACACGCTACAGAACGGGTATCTATTACAGCAGTAAAAACGACTTATCCACAATCCGGTCAGAGGTGGATAAACTATCAAAAGCTTACAAAAAACCAGTTGTTGTTGAAGTGAAGCCTTTGAAAAATTTCTATAAAGCCGAAGATTATCATCAGGATTATCTTGGAAAAAATCCAGGTGGCTACTGCCATATAGAACCCGGATTGTTTGAAGTGGCAAGAAAGGCTAATCCGCCTCATACTTACCAAAAGCCGGATGACAAAACACTTCGTAAGAAACTAACTGCACAGCAGTATGAGGTAACCCAGCAAAATGCAACAGAAAGGCCTTTTGAAAACCAATATTATAATGAATTCCGGGAAGGAATATATGTTGACATTACTACCGGAGAACCTTTATTTGTTTCTACTGATAAATATGAATCCGGTTGTGGCTGGCCAAGCTTCTCCCGTCCGATAAGCGAAACTCTTGTTCAGGAAAAAACAGATAATTCTCACGGAATGCAGCGCACCGAAGTAAGAAGTAAAACCGGGAATGCCCATCTGGGGCATGTCTTCAATGACGGACCGCAGGATAAAGGCGGACTGAGATACTGTATCAACAGTGCATCATTAAAATTCGTCCCGAAAAATGAAATGGAAAAACAAGGGTATGGAAAATACCTTTCATTAATAAAACCCATAAAAAAATAA